In Diorhabda carinulata isolate Delta chromosome 6, icDioCari1.1, whole genome shotgun sequence, a single genomic region encodes these proteins:
- the LOC130894782 gene encoding acyl-CoA Delta(11) desaturase-like, whose translation MEPHLVSSSNLLLAEVNGTKKNDAYTTNTTATKYNDNDGNKPKIVWFNAFVFLVLHLIALYGLWLSLTLQVSWKTTLWSFLYLSFASVGVTGGAHRLWSHRSYKAKLPLRIFLMLGQTASLQNDIHEWVRDHRVHHKFTDTNADPHNSSRGFFFCHVGWLMMKKHEDVKIKGKTIDMSDVAADPVVQWQRKYYIPLVILLTFVIPTFIPWYFWGEAAIKSFYVCICRFVLQLNGTWAVNSAAHLWGYKPYDQTINPVENKYVSVIGFGEGWHNYHHTFPWDYKAAELGNYSLNWTTGLLDLMAYLGQAYDLRTVSEDLIRKRANRTGDGSWKDGKIDLKAIDKKKNDTKRSQEEYVWGWDDKDMKDEDKKHAHVFNKEN comes from the exons ATGGAGCCGCATCTAGTCAGCAGCTCGAATTTATTATTGGCCGAAGTTAATGgtactaaaaaaaatgatgcGTACACAACAAACACCACAGCTACGAAATACAATGATAATGATGGTAATAAACCTAAAATAGTGTGGTTCAACGCGTTTGTGTTTTTAGTTCTGCATTTGATAGCTTTATATGGATTATGGTTAAGTTTAACGTTGCAAGTTTCATGGAAAACAACACTTTGGA GTTTCCTTTATCTGTCTTTTGCAAGTGTTGGAGTAACTGGGGGAGCCCATCGTCTCTGGTCGCACAGATCTTACAAAGCAAAACTCCCATTGAGGATATTTCTGATGCTGGGTCAAACGGCATCTCTACAAAATGACATTCACGAATGGGTGAGGGATCACAGGGTTCATCACAAATTTACTGATACGAACGCAGATCCGCACAATTCTTCGAGAggtttttttttctgtcacGTGGGTTGGTTGATGATGAAGAAGCATGAGGATGTGAAAATCAAAGGGAAAACTATTGATATGAGCGATGTTGCGGCGGATCCTGTAGTTCAGTGGCAACGAAA aTACTACATACCGTTGGTTATCTTATTAACTTTCGTAATACCAACTTTCATTCCTTGGTATTTTTGGGGAGAAGCTGCCATTAAGTCTTTCTACGTGTGTATTTGTCGATTTGTACTACAATTGAATGGAACGTGGGCTGTGAATAGCGCTGCTCACTTATGGGGATACAAACCCTATGATCA AACAATAAATCCAGTTGAAAATAAATACGTGTCTGTCATTGGTTTCGGTGAAGGTTGGCACAACTACCATCACACTTTTCCTTGGGACTACAAAGCAGCCGAACTCGGAAATTATAGCTTGAATTGGACTACTGGTTTATTGGATTTGATGGCTTACTTAGGTCAAGCATATGATTTACGTACTGTCTCCGAAGATTTAATAAGAAAACGAGCGAATAGAACCGGCGACGGATCATGGAAAGACGGAAAAATCGATCTCAAGGCTAtcgataaaaagaaaaatgacacCAAGCGCTCACAAGAGGAGTATGTTTGGGGTTGGGACGATAAAGATATGAAAGATGAGGATAAAAAACATGCTCATGTcttcaataaagaaaattag
- the LOC130895849 gene encoding acyl-CoA Delta(11) desaturase-like has translation MITISSFLPTYQHLEEESSKQPLFSSTNIINYDKDTNKDLINNNTKSKDSNSIDRIGKNDDTEEVNDINNDTTIDKNEYEEEKPIRVYGKYKFLLWEFETPIIWYSVFFITMWHILSVYFVAIYPFPEKMPLTIYAFCIGGLSGFGITAGAHRYFTHRSYKAKLPLKLILLMCYSIAGQNSLYDWVRDHRVHHKFSETNADPHNANRGLFFSHVGWLMMRKHPEVIRKGRKLDLRDLTDDPLIAFHIKHWTLIKLFFCFILPSSIPPLVWKESWFYSIGAICFVRYILSLNFTWSVNSFAHLYGHRPYDKKIFPVENVTVSFFALGEGYHNYHHTFPWDYRAAELGQKLNITTVWLDFFQKIGWAYDMKAPSNELVRKVAINNGDGTHYKWGHEVPETADCSTKEIRNTQ, from the exons ATGATAACCATATCGTCATTCTTACCAACTTATCAACACCTGGAAGAAGAATCTTCAAAACAACCTTTATTTTCATCGactaatattattaattatgacAAAGATACAAATAAAGATTTGATTAATAACAATACGAAGAGTAaagattcaaattcaattgaTAGAATTGGAAAAAACGATGATACTGAAGAagtaaatgatataaataacgATACAACTATTGACAAGAATgaatatgaagaagaaaaaccGATTCGTgtttatggaaaatataaattcttgtTATGGGAATTCGAAACTCCAATTATATGGTATAGTGTATTCTTTATAACGATGTGGCATATTTTATCTGTGTATTTTGTGGCGATCTATCCTTTTCCTGAAAAGATGCCTCTAACAATTTATG cTTTCTGTATTGGTGGATTGTCAGGATTTGGTATAACGGCAGGAGCTCATCGATATTTTACGCATAGATCCTATAAAGCAAAGTTGCCATTGAAACTAATACTTCTAATGTGTTACAGCATCGCCGGACAA AATAGTCTCTATGATTGGGTGCGGGATCATAGAGTACACCATAAATTTAGTGAAACCAACGCAGATCCGCACAATGCGAACAGAGGCTTATTTTTTTCGCATGTGGGATGGTTGATGATGCGCAAGCATCCAGAAGTAATCAGGAAAGGAAGAAAATTGGATTTAAGGGATCTCACGGATGATCCATTGATAGCATTCCATATTAA GCACTGGACTTTGATCAAACTATTCTTCTGCTTTATCTTACCGTCTTCCATTCCTCCTTTAGTATGGAAAGAAAGCTGGTTCTATAGCATCGGCGCCATTTGTTTTGTTCGATATATTCTATCTCTGAATTTCACATGGTCGGTGAATAGTTTCGCTCATCTTTATGGACACAGACCATATGACAA GAAAATCTTCCCAGTTGAAAATGTAACGGTTTCATTTTTCGCCTTGGGAGAGGGATACCATAATTATCATCACACGTTTCCTTGGGATTATAGAGCGGCCGAATTGGGTCAGAAATTAAATATAACGACGGTGTGGTTGGACTTTTTCCAAAAGATTGGATGGGCGTACGATATGAAAGCCCCGTCCAATGAACTTGTAAGGAAAGTGGCTATTAACAACGGCGATGGGACACATTATAAGTGGGGACACGAAGTTCCCGAAACGGCCGATTGTTCTACAAAAGAAATTCGAAATAcgcaatga